From the genome of Setaria viridis chromosome 1, Setaria_viridis_v4.0, whole genome shotgun sequence:
AGGTGAGCATTAAGTGTTGATGCAATAAAGTAACTAGAACCCGCCTAATGAAAATATCAAGATCAAAATATAACAATGTTAGACTCTTCAACAGTCTATGACAAAACTTAAAGCCAATGATCTGACATAAACTATACCAAAATTGAGCTATTTCTTCATACTAATCAATTACCAAAAAACTAAAACTGATCATTTTGAATATTCGAATTTGGAAATGTAGACATCAAAGAGAAAGGAACTGATAACCGTGTTCCAGAAATGCCAATACAGAAAAGTTTGATAGACATGGTTACCACCAAAGCCTGCCATTTGCGGTTGCTTCCACTTTTGTATAAGCTGTCACTCTAGCAAGGCCAGTTTCGTATACGCTGGCACTCTAGCACTTTCGTATAGTTTGGTTTCAGCAAACCCACGGCCATATAGCAAAGTGAGTTCATAATGTCTGTAACAATGGTTCGATGATGATAAATTCGAAACTTAAAGTGCAAAGTGATTTTCAGTAATGGAAAAGTGTGCATCTGCTGCATGCAGTAGTTATAGTAATTGCTAAATCACAACATTCAGCACTAATGTAATACTCGACTATTCTTAATATGCACACACTAGGGACTAGGCTCATGAACCCAATGGAACAGTAGAGTTTCTTCAGAAAtgctaaaaatctggaattGAAAGTGAAAAATAAGGGAATATAAAGGAAACTCGAGAACACTAAACGAAGTAAAAGTCCAAGTACCTTGCTCAGCGCTCTGTTGTTGCCTTGATGCATCCGGCTTCTCTGAAACGGAGGACAAAAGAAATTAATCAAGACAAATCAATGGACCCACTAATGAAATCGACAAGACAAGTCACAAGTATGCCTAACGAACACAATCAGAATTAAGAGATGAACCAGAGAAAATTGCCAAGCTGCAATCGCAATTTCACCGTACCAAAATGATTATCAAACTGAAACATCCAAAGCAGCGCAGCTGCTGAATTATTCCAGCACCAAGAACTGAAATTTTGCACCACGTCGAAGCACCAAAACAAAGAACACAGATAAATTTCATAACCATACAATTAGTACAAAATAGTCCGTCCAAATCAAGAGCACGAAGCTCTTGCGTTTACAAGTTAGGATCAGTAAACATCAACACTTCAACTTTAGCAAGGACATGAACCAGAAAGCCTCACACCTTTTACCTCCAACAAACAGCGGCAAAACAAATTCGCAATTAAAAAGTTCTGCTTTGAAGCACCAGGAAGCATCATGAACTCGAATTCATCAAGGAGTCAAACGCTGCAAGCATCGGGAGGCAGTAAATCGGCGAAGAACGCAACTTTATCAAGGAAAAGAACGCAATTTTAGCACTAAGAGTCAACGAGCAGCTCACCGGACACCGGTACAGCGAtcaccggcggtggcggaggaggaggagcggccgccggtgcctcctcttcttcatcctcctcgtcctccgagAACAGCGCCTCCTCCGTGGCTGGGCGGCCACTGTCAAACACGGCCTCCGTCGGCCCcgcctctttctcctcctcgacgcgcgccaccgccaccgcctcctcctcctccgcggcatTCCCGGCGGACCGGCCGGCGAGGATCGCCCGCCCCCGTCCCTCGAGTATGTCGTACACCTCGCGGTCGAAGAACCCCGGGAGCCGGCGCTCCCTGCGCGCGTCGTTGCGCATGGCCCAGAACGACGGCTcgcgcgaggccgccgcggcgcgctcccACTCCTTGATCTTCTTGTAGTCGCCGGCGAGGTTGCTCCAGCGCTTCCGGCACTGCACGGGGCCCCGCTCCACTCCGTGCCGCCGGCAGTACTCGGCCACCGCGGCCCACTTgggctccagcgccgccgccgcggcctccccgCTGGACGCCGAAGCCGCGGcagcagccgctgccgccgccacgcggcccctcccgccgcgcccgccgcggcccTCCACCATGCGCTTGCCCTCGATGAGCACCAGTATCTCCTGCCGCGTCCACCGCGGCAGCCTCGGCGCGCGCCCCGACGGGGTgaccgtggccgccgccggcgccgcggcgccggcggggtcgccggCGTTGGACATGGCCGGGGCTGGGGAGGAGGGGCCTTTTGTGGCGGAAGTTGACGTGACGGCGTGAGGCGGGTGGTGTAACGGAGGGTTAACGACGgcaggagagagaagggaggagagggagggaagggacgCGTGGGGTGGGGAAGAGAAAGCAAGGAGCGcgaggggagagagaaaggtgtaggagggagggggagagggtTGTGTCTTACTTAAGCAAGGGATTAGGGAGAAAATGGAGTTTAATTAGGCACTCACTCATGTGAGCTGTGACATACCCAATTCCAAATAATCCCTGGTCTTTTCCCGCGTCACATCCTTTCTAGCAATTTCACAAAACCAGAAACACCAACAATTTCAACAATTCTTTTCAAAGAACAATTTCAACAAATTTAGTTATTATAGGTTTTTTAGAACTAGTTATTTTAGAATAGGGTAAACCATAGTTGTTCTCCTCTACCTAAATGCACATACAGCATTTATCTTATTCATATTATAGTGATAATGTTATGACGGTcgaaaatccccaaaaataagTCCCACATGATATATTGATATGTGAATGTTCTTAAAGGCTTGAAACATGTTGTTCGCCACGAGGTACGAGTGGCATGCTGTCAAACTAGACATTGGTAAACATGCATGATGACGGGATTGAATCGAAAAGGGCTAAATAAAAATCAAATCCTACATGATGTCAGAGCTTCAAGCAGAGATTTAATCATGTGCTATCAACAAATTGCTTTATAATTTTAGTCTACTTAAGCCCCTGCCTATTTTTCTCATATATACACATAACTTTTTTTTGTATGGGAGCTCAatgggagagagaagaaaaaggaaatggagcaggagGCAGCAGGCTAGACGAGAGGGGGTTAGTTGGGGCAGAAGATAGGGAATCGGTGCCCAATACCAAGTgcccatgcatgatgcatcctcCTATGTCCACCATGATGTAACAGGCAAAAGGTGCTTCAATTCAAGGGGTTCTCGTTCCTGGCTGAGGGagagatagagaaaaacaaTTGGATAGAAAGAAGAAACCAATGGTGGGGTGGCCTTGCAATTGCAAGGAGTGGTGGTGCCTTAAGCGAGGTGGATTAATTTATTGTGCGATTAGGACCTGTGATTAGAGCACGACAATAGGCGGCCTCCCAACGGTCTCCATCGCCGTGATGCGataatttctcttttttttccgaatGGTTTTTGGACGATCCTTTTACAGCAGGCACCTGAAAAGAATTGACAGGACTATTTGTATCTGCGTTTTGGGATGATTTATGGCGACACGTGTCAATCCCTGGAGGGGTGGTTTAGGGGAAGATGCTTGGTTATGTGTCGCTAAACAGAGGGGTTAGCCTCACTACTCCATCCTGCTGGAACAGTGTTGGAGCTAGTAGGCAAGCTTGCTCTCAGTGTGGTCACATAAATGGATGGcaatttaaagatgctttcatGGGGATACGATGCTAGATTTTTATACTAAGTGTACTTTTGAGAATAAAAATGAGTGACAAAGGTTTTACAgttaattttgaaaaaaaaaagattttgccTATGTATGTAGACTTGCTGCCTTTCTATATGCCAATTATTTAGAGCAAAAATAGCAAACAAGATACGCTTCGTGATGCAAACTTAGGGTACATTTGTACTGCTACACAGAGACAATCGGAGACATGTAGCTGGAAAGCCTAGTGAAATTGGGcaaatagattcatcatgaaCTGTCCTTTCCTCTGGCCTATGATCATTTTCAGCTAGCCTCATCAGTTAATAGCAAATGGACCATTGCATACAGCTTGCACAACtattttttttcgcaacgaaaaagaaaaaatagcaGGCCTATTGTGGTGCGTGTGGTGACACACAATCGACGGTATTGCCGAAATTATTGTATTGGGCGACTTGGTGTACTCCATCTCATGCTAAGATACCCTGCTAGAGGAAGGTTGGGCCTCACCTATGAAAATTTATATAATTAGGGCCAGTATTGGTTTAGCTGTCCCTGGCCTGCCCCTTTAAAATTTTGGGGAGGTCCATTTCAATCTTATATGGGGCCGAATTGACCTCACCTACTGCCAAGTTCCTTTCAACATGGCTGTAAACAACTACACCATTTGTATTCTGCTGGTGCCCCTACGTCCAGAAAAGATTTGTAGTTTGGTTGGCACCAACATCATATGCTTGCAGCATATAGACCACATTTAGCAGCACAGAGACAGTTTGTTTTGGGAAGTATTACATATCAATTCAAATTACATAATAATCGGACTATTATTTACCATTGCACTACTAAAAAAACTCGGCATTCATCCCGAGacttagtactggttggttttTAACCCgatcatattagtaccgggtctaaagGCTAGTTCCCTAGGAGCCCGTTAGTACCATTTGGAGGCTCTAATGGGTGACCTCgtttggagcccccaaccgctactaacttccctcctataaatcagacGCCCGAGCTGGtttgggcttcatccattcatggcaaaataggggaggtgctgccggattttcgACCATTTTgtagggatttcactcattcaagtattctaaaggttagaagCTTCATCGttccttgatacatggttagtatactaagttttatgctttagagctagggtaatttgtgatttttaaaataaggtacaatggagaaatttttcatttatatgcatgtgttatttagagctcatatttatgatttttagaatcaattttttggatgctatgttttgtattagtcaaagaaattaaTATGAGAttagagaaataatttcatagtttagtcctttacaaatattagctaaataaattatggggaaaaatataatgtgtttatattttagtcatttgcaaatatgagcgagttAAATTgcggtacatagagataataagatgaaatagaggtatataattagtcatttttagaataagctacaatggagaaatttttcatttatatgttatgttggagctaaataaattgtggggaaaaatataatttgttcatagtctagttatttgcaaatatgatctaaataaattatggtacatagagatggctactgctgctggaggtagttgCGATGGTAGGAGCAATCGTTGTTCCTCtcgtggcaaggggaaaaccatagtggCCCTCCtgataagccaaagaaaatgagTACGTGGGAAAGAGCAATGTttcgttatttggaaag
Proteins encoded in this window:
- the LOC117852340 gene encoding trihelix transcription factor ASR3 → MSNAGDPAGAAAPAAATVTPSGRAPRLPRWTRQEILVLIEGKRMVEGRGGRGGRGRVAAAAAAAAASASSGEAAAAALEPKWAAVAEYCRRHGVERGPVQCRKRWSNLAGDYKKIKEWERAAAASREPSFWAMRNDARRERRLPGFFDREVYDILEGRGRAILAGRSAGNAAEEEEAVAVARVEEEKEAGPTEAVFDSGRPATEEALFSEDEEDEEEEAPAAAPPPPPPPVIAVPVSEKPDASRQQQSAEQGTSKDKQPEQSTERDAPAQQGGQKRPRTDEEAGEGATDLQSKLIQILDRNSRMVAAQLEVQNQNCELDREQRKDQANSLVLVLGRLADALGRIADKL